In Leptolyngbya sp. NIES-2104, the genomic window AGAACGGTTAAGATGACCCGTTGTCTTTTAACCCGAAGAGAGGCAGAAGAATTTCTATCTGGTGTGTCCTCATAATTTACTAAATTTACTAAACCCATGTCTCAGAGTCCTTCTATTCCCAACCTCTCTCAAGACCTTGATACGCTGAGTTGTGATGCCCGACTGACAGAAGTATTTAGCGGCAACTCGAACGAACCCTGTACACTTTACTTGTGGCTGCTTGAGCGAAAACAAGGTAAGAACGACCGCGACTATCAATTGCTATTCAGTTGGGTGCTCCCTCGATTAACAGGTGCAGTGGGTCAATGGGGATCATTCAACTCTTTATCCAAATGGAAATCAGCGCCCTATGAGTTTCGCATTCACAGGTTGACATTTCTGCATAGCGGTAGTGCGATCACCGATCTTGTAAAACGGCTTTGTCAGGGCGTAACACTAGGCGATGCCTGCAATCAAATGGATCTTCCTCAACCCAATGCGCCGCTTGATCAGTTCTGCTTGGGAGTATCGCCTAATCAAATTGCCCAATCTTTTCGGGTTCGTCCAGTGATTTTCTTGGAAACATCGTTTTCGACGCTGCCGATCTTTGATCAACTCAAGCCACCCACTAGCCCGATCGACGGTATCTCTGCATTTATGGGGTCGCTATACCGCTGCGATAAACTCAATCTTTTCTGCCAAGCCAACGGTGAACCGCTTCCGCAAGTAGACGAACTAGCTAGACTCTGCCTGAATCACCTTCGGGATGAAACGGGATTAGATTTTCGGAACGCAGATAACCAACGACTAGGAAACCTAGAATGGCTCTGCTTTCCGGCTGCTAATCAGCATGAGCAGTCTCAGATTAGCATTGATACTGATGATGCCCCAAATCAAGTAACAGTCCGAATTACACCTGGAGTGCTTCCAACCTCATCTGCTTTGATTCGCTGTCGCGGCAAGAATGGTGGCGTGATCGTTCTAGATCAATGTCAGCTTGTACAGGTAGCCGATAGCGCGGAAGTCCCGGTATCGTTTGAAGCAAAAGAACACATCAGTTCCGTTACGGTTACGATCTGGATTCAAGCACCTAATTCTACGAGCTGGGAGCTTTGGTACGAGCATACATCACCCACACGCTGGCAGGTTAATCTAAGTCTTGGTCTGGCTGGTCCTCAAATCGACTTACCTTCGGATTGGCTTGAGAAATATGCCAATTCTAGATTTCGAGACCAGGTTGAGCAATCTCAAAAGTTCAATCAGGTGAATTATGAACAGGTACGGATTGGTAAAACAGATACAGAGCCGTGGATTGTGGCGGCAAAGCAAATCCGCGAATTTGCCAGAAAGCTCTTCCCATTCAGCTCAAACGGAGCATTCTTTCCGAGAGGTTGGGCAAACGACGAGACGGGTCGATTTAGTTTTTTTAAGTGGTTGCAACAACTCACGAACGATCCAACAGCCAGCAAAGTTCTCCTGATTGACCCTTATTTTGACAGCGCTGGCATTCATGAACTGATTGCACGAGCGAGTGCAGTTCAGGCAGAGTATGTTGTTCTGACGACCACTCAAATTAAATCAGATGACGATGCACTGGAGACAGAAGATAGTCTGCAAGTGAGCGATCAATCCTCAGAACCACAACGCGCAATTCGACTGAAGACGGCTTGTAATCAACTACAGGTTTTGTTGAAAAATCTTAAATTCCGTCTTTTAGACGTGCGAAGTACAGAAGGGGGAAAGAATCAAATTTTTCATGATCGCTACATTCTTGTCTTCGGTCAAAACGGTGACGTGAAAGCTGGCTATCATCTTTCCAACTCGATTCAAGGTGCAACGAAGGCTTATCCATTGTTAATCACAACCATTCCAGCAGACGTGCTGCCTCTCGTTGAGACTTATATTGCGACTGAATTGCTTCAGCCTTCTAATCCTAGAAGAGAAGTGCAGACAATTTTCTCGACGATTGCTGAGCAAGCAGAATTCTCGATGAGCCAACATCCAACAGAAATTGCTGCAATTCCCGATGCAAATCAATTCTTTGCAGCACTTCTCCAAGATGCTAATTTGGCTTATCTAACGTTATCCGATCTGGGTGAACGCCTTCAAGAACGAGGTCTTTACAATACGACAACACAAGAGTTTGAGTTGCATGAGACAACAGCGAACCGGGTCGAAGCAATGCTTGAGCAATTGACTCAAACTTTACTGTGTGCCGATATGGATACTTGTACTCGATTGTGGGCTGGATTGGCAGCATGGTTAGATCGAACTTCAGAGCATGAAGCGTACTTGGCAAAAATCACATTGGTTGGGGGGGCAGCACTAGCTGCAAAACTGCACACATTTGTATTACAAGTCCCCCATGCCTTAAATCTTCCCGTTCAGTCATACCATCCAAATGCTCAAGCCGACGCACTGCAATTAATTGATTTCGTCAAACGAGACTTTGTGAGTGCTGTACGAGATGCCGACCGACTTCTGCAAATTACGAGTGCCCAGATGTGGCAGATGTGTTTGAACGATCGCGGTCTTCGTTATGCGGCACAAGCATTAATGACTCTAGATTCAGCGAAGTTGATTGACGCGGTTGAGACGTTGAACCAGTTTCTGGTAGATGATCGCAGTACTCTAGATTCATTGCAGTTCTGGTCTTTAGCTTATTCCCTCTCCTTCATCATTCAGCAGCTAGTGTGGCAACTGATTATTAATCGATTTCACAATCAACAGAATGACAATCTGACACAGAAGATGATTGAGAGCAATTTGCCGTCGATTCGCGCGCTCGCAGCCTATAGCTTGTTTCCATCAAATGCTAATCAGGCTGATCAATCGCCCTTGGATTTGCAAAAGATTTTTACTCGACTGACACAACTTTCAGCGATCGAGAGAATTCACGTTTTAGCCGAATGGGGATTTCACCTGAGAATCAAAGCAAATATCAATCGTGGAGAAACTGAGGCAGTTCGAGAACTTCGTTTAGCGGTTTTCAACGAAATGCGGCGGAATTTTCCGCAGGAATTATCGCTGGAGGAAGTTTCAAGCATTAGTCGTCGTCTCAGTGGTCCGAGTGAAGGCGCATGGGCAAGAACGACAACGAATAATCTACTACAACCCTTGGTCACTGAGAATAAGTTAAGCCAGGATTGTGTTACTGAAGTTTGGTTTTTAGTTTTATTGAATGGACTCAACAATAGTCTGATAATTGCTACGAAACAAGACGAGGCAAGCCCTTCTCTTGGCTTTAATCCTGATTTTACGACGGGTTTGGAATTAATTCAGGTGTGTGCAGAAGTATTCGCTCGTGCGAGTCCAGAACGTCGCACAAAATGGCTAGCTGAAACTTTAAAGCTTAGTCAAGCCGCGCGACGCTCCCTAAAGCAACCTTTTCTTCGTTCCCGTCATTATGAGAAATGGGACGCAGCACGAACTTGCGCTCTGTGGTTACAGAGTTTGATGCAACTGGTAGCTCAAACGAACAAATCGAATAATCAGTTAACCGATGAGGAGTTTGAAGTTCTACAGCAAGCTGCAACACACTTCGATGAAACTTTAGCAATCACTCGCGAAGCAGACTCGTTACCTGACAGAAAGTTACTGTGGGAATTTACGGCAAAGCTCTAGAGCAAGTAATCTAAGCAGGGAATCGATGGCTACTCGCTTCGTTGCAAGTATTACACGCAATTCTTCTATAACTCTGTTGCTGACAGGGACTGCGAATCCATAATTGATGTGCTTGATGCCGTTTGTAGTGGTAAAACTGTGCAATGCCTTGATGCTGCCATCGCCACATCGATCAATTCAGTCGAAACAGCATCGATTTCTTAAGCTCCTAAACGAGGCATCACAACAACTGGTAGGAGTTATGCCGCCAATGCTCCCAGTCCCACAAATTTTCAGATTCAGCCTGAGGTCCCCGGCATCATAGAATTGCCGGATTGCATATTGCCAATTCAGCAGAATTTCAGAAGAAATCGTTGGATGGCAAGCAGCTTTTGACGGTGCGCGGCAACTGTGTTGAATTGAGAACGCGACTGACAACCTTTATCGAGAGACTACTGAGGGACGAGAAAAGTTTTTTGGGACTTCCCTTGACACGTTTGTAGTACATTGTATTATAATGTAGTGAGACAAGGTTAAGGAGGAAAGAAATTTGGTCAAAGTCATAAATGGCTATTCAATCACAAATCCATTCAAGGTGCTTTAGATAAGCGGCTCTTATTGGATAACGCTGCCGAACCATGAAAACAGAATAAAATCCTTGATCCTAGACTAAGTGTCATTTTGTCGTAGATCCAGAACCATTTGTCACTATACAACCAGAATTTGTGGGTTCGACTCCCACCAGGGGCACTGTGCTTCTGTGGCGAAACGGTAGACGCACTCGATCGAGGGTCGAGCTTTTGTGGGTTCGACTCCCACCAGAAGTACCATAGCACAAGCACCGAAGGCGGAAGTGGTCTACGCGCACACCCGATAAGTGTGTTACTAGCAGGTTCGAGTCCTGCTCGGTGTACCAAATTTACGAGACGTTGGCATAGTGGCTGTGCATCGGATTTTTAATCCGACTTAGGTAGGTTCGATTCCTACACGTCTCACCTCAAGCCCCTATGATGCAACTGGAAAGACATCGCTTACTTAAAATAAGTGTTTTGCTGGTTCGAGTCCAGTCAGGGGTATGCAGAGACAGGGCAAACGTATACATTTCTTCATAGAGGCTGAGTTATTCTAGCAATGCGTGCAGAAGTAGCATCTACGAAAAATATGTCATTAGTCCCCAATCTCAAGGTCTCTCTGTTTTTGTTGTCTCTGTGTGTTCCCAGTACCTTGATTTTGAGATT contains:
- a CDS encoding VPA1262 family protein; protein product: MSQSPSIPNLSQDLDTLSCDARLTEVFSGNSNEPCTLYLWLLERKQGKNDRDYQLLFSWVLPRLTGAVGQWGSFNSLSKWKSAPYEFRIHRLTFLHSGSAITDLVKRLCQGVTLGDACNQMDLPQPNAPLDQFCLGVSPNQIAQSFRVRPVIFLETSFSTLPIFDQLKPPTSPIDGISAFMGSLYRCDKLNLFCQANGEPLPQVDELARLCLNHLRDETGLDFRNADNQRLGNLEWLCFPAANQHEQSQISIDTDDAPNQVTVRITPGVLPTSSALIRCRGKNGGVIVLDQCQLVQVADSAEVPVSFEAKEHISSVTVTIWIQAPNSTSWELWYEHTSPTRWQVNLSLGLAGPQIDLPSDWLEKYANSRFRDQVEQSQKFNQVNYEQVRIGKTDTEPWIVAAKQIREFARKLFPFSSNGAFFPRGWANDETGRFSFFKWLQQLTNDPTASKVLLIDPYFDSAGIHELIARASAVQAEYVVLTTTQIKSDDDALETEDSLQVSDQSSEPQRAIRLKTACNQLQVLLKNLKFRLLDVRSTEGGKNQIFHDRYILVFGQNGDVKAGYHLSNSIQGATKAYPLLITTIPADVLPLVETYIATELLQPSNPRREVQTIFSTIAEQAEFSMSQHPTEIAAIPDANQFFAALLQDANLAYLTLSDLGERLQERGLYNTTTQEFELHETTANRVEAMLEQLTQTLLCADMDTCTRLWAGLAAWLDRTSEHEAYLAKITLVGGAALAAKLHTFVLQVPHALNLPVQSYHPNAQADALQLIDFVKRDFVSAVRDADRLLQITSAQMWQMCLNDRGLRYAAQALMTLDSAKLIDAVETLNQFLVDDRSTLDSLQFWSLAYSLSFIIQQLVWQLIINRFHNQQNDNLTQKMIESNLPSIRALAAYSLFPSNANQADQSPLDLQKIFTRLTQLSAIERIHVLAEWGFHLRIKANINRGETEAVRELRLAVFNEMRRNFPQELSLEEVSSISRRLSGPSEGAWARTTTNNLLQPLVTENKLSQDCVTEVWFLVLLNGLNNSLIIATKQDEASPSLGFNPDFTTGLELIQVCAEVFARASPERRTKWLAETLKLSQAARRSLKQPFLRSRHYEKWDAARTCALWLQSLMQLVAQTNKSNNQLTDEEFEVLQQAATHFDETLAITREADSLPDRKLLWEFTAKL